From Denitrovibrio acetiphilus DSM 12809, the proteins below share one genomic window:
- a CDS encoding PAS domain S-box protein, with protein MTDFFKQMIEKTSDGIMYVSVDGTIQYWNRGCELIFGISAKQAIGENLDIIIPERHRERHWTGFNKTARTGESAYADKMLSVPALSASGEKLVIEFSMQMIEEGGEVVGFSSIVRNITEKRGK; from the coding sequence ATGACTGATTTTTTTAAACAGATGATAGAAAAGACCAGTGACGGGATTATGTATGTTTCTGTAGATGGGACAATACAGTATTGGAACAGAGGATGTGAGCTGATATTCGGGATTTCGGCAAAACAGGCAATTGGGGAAAATCTGGATATAATAATTCCTGAAAGGCACAGAGAGAGGCACTGGACAGGCTTCAACAAAACAGCACGGACAGGAGAGAGCGCCTATGCTGATAAAATGCTTTCAGTCCCTGCATTGTCTGCAAGTGGTGAAAAGCTCGTTATAGAGTTTTCTATGCAGATGATAGAAGAGGGTGGCGAAGTTGTGGGGTTCAGCTCTATAGTGAGAAATATCACCGAAAAAAGAGGGAAATGA
- the narI gene encoding respiratory nitrate reductase subunit gamma produces MLNTFMFIIFPYICLSVMILGLVTNIMFAGLRISAPATGFFEKKKLFWGIVPWHFGILTVLLGHLIGLVFPWLILNISSSKGALMLLEIVALGGGFAALFGVTILLLRRVGEETLFASSGSADYIALLLLCIQVVLGISVAVAHRWGISWFASNMSGYLWSLIIFRPSVAYVTGIPAVLSAHIMLGFLLMAILPFTRLMHLVYVPVLYLFRKPQIVRGYEKA; encoded by the coding sequence ATGCTTAATACTTTTATGTTTATAATCTTTCCATATATATGTCTTTCGGTGATGATATTGGGGCTGGTGACAAATATCATGTTTGCCGGGCTGAGAATATCTGCTCCGGCAACGGGCTTTTTTGAGAAAAAGAAGCTCTTCTGGGGAATTGTGCCTTGGCATTTCGGTATACTGACTGTTTTGTTAGGGCATTTAATCGGGCTGGTATTTCCATGGCTGATTTTAAATATCTCTTCTTCTAAAGGGGCTTTGATGTTGCTTGAAATCGTGGCTCTCGGCGGCGGTTTCGCTGCGCTTTTTGGGGTGACAATACTTCTTCTTCGCAGGGTGGGGGAGGAGACTCTCTTTGCGTCTTCCGGTTCAGCCGACTATATAGCGTTGCTGCTGCTTTGTATACAGGTTGTGCTCGGGATCTCCGTTGCGGTGGCTCACAGGTGGGGGATAAGCTGGTTTGCATCTAACATGTCCGGTTATTTGTGGAGTTTGATTATATTTCGTCCGTCAGTAGCATATGTCACCGGTATTCCGGCTGTACTCTCTGCTCATATCATGTTGGGGTTTCTTTTGATGGCGATACTCCCTTTTACCAGACTTATGCATCTGGTATATGTCCCTGTGCTGTATCTTTTCAGAAAACCACAGATAGTAAGGGGATACGAGAAAGCTTAG
- a CDS encoding chaperone, translating into MKIFDQYSELLRYPSEKAVFSNGVDSLERAGTAHLKYYEFGNLQEEYVDSFDFSEKSSLMITVHLTEEEKERSNILAGFASFQKTYGGSCGNASPDYLPDLLNALQDAAGRTGGLNDACLMSGILLRAVEKIETALTRSGSVYLPVLCGLKEELCLFAENQEVSDA; encoded by the coding sequence ATGAAAATATTTGACCAATATAGTGAACTGCTCAGGTATCCGTCTGAAAAAGCCGTCTTTTCCAACGGGGTAGACAGTTTAGAAAGAGCGGGAACAGCTCATCTGAAATATTATGAATTTGGCAATCTCCAAGAGGAGTATGTTGATTCGTTTGATTTCAGCGAGAAGTCTTCGCTGATGATAACGGTGCATCTGACTGAAGAAGAGAAGGAGCGCAGTAATATTCTGGCGGGTTTTGCGTCTTTTCAAAAGACTTACGGCGGCTCCTGCGGGAATGCATCGCCGGATTATCTGCCTGATCTGCTGAACGCTTTGCAGGATGCAGCAGGAAGAACAGGCGGGTTAAACGATGCCTGTCTGATGTCTGGTATCCTTCTGCGGGCAGTAGAAAAGATTGAAACAGCGCTGACCCGTTCCGGTAGTGTATACCTGCCTGTATTGTGCGGGCTGAAAGAAGAGCTCTGTCTGTTTGCAGAGAATCAGGAGGTGAGTGATGCTTAA
- the narH gene encoding nitrate reductase subunit beta yields MDIKAQLSMILNLDKCIGCHTCTVTCKNMWTNRKGAEYMWWNNVETKPGTGFPKKWEDQDKYKGGWDVTSDGLRLRLGGKFGMLAKIFYNPDQPKMENYYEPWTYEYEHLIDAAESKTQPTARAISQVTGKHMEIKSGPNWDDDLGGSDKYASADPNLSEEEQRLMMEFESVFMFHLPRLCNHCSNPACVASCPSGAIYKREDDGVVLIDQEKCKSWRYCVSACPYKKVYYNWNTSKSEKCIFCYPRIENGQPTICSQSCAGKIRSIGVLLVDMDRFAEVMTVADADLMEAYESCILDPNDKDVIRQAKKAGINDEWLKAASKSPAYAYIKELGLALPLHPEYRTFPSVFYVPPLSPVTAGAEAHAGLPDSDMMKIPLTLLAKLFSAGNTEPVREIQNKLTDVRKYMREKRFGGDGAEKVLKDSAFSEEQIEKAYHLITQASLNERMVIPLSSHAESKDPYKRQGEVGFGVRGKKSWRQ; encoded by the coding sequence ATGGATATAAAAGCTCAGCTTTCAATGATTCTTAATCTGGATAAATGCATCGGCTGTCATACCTGTACAGTTACATGTAAAAACATGTGGACGAACAGAAAGGGTGCCGAATACATGTGGTGGAATAATGTAGAGACAAAGCCGGGAACCGGATTTCCTAAAAAGTGGGAAGATCAGGATAAATATAAAGGGGGGTGGGATGTTACCTCTGATGGGCTCAGGCTCAGACTGGGCGGCAAGTTCGGGATGCTCGCTAAGATATTCTATAACCCTGATCAGCCGAAGATGGAAAATTACTATGAGCCGTGGACATACGAATATGAACATCTGATAGATGCGGCTGAAAGCAAAACTCAGCCCACCGCAAGGGCGATCTCTCAGGTGACAGGCAAGCACATGGAGATTAAAAGCGGTCCGAACTGGGACGACGATCTGGGCGGTTCTGATAAATATGCATCTGCCGACCCGAACCTTTCTGAAGAAGAACAAAGACTTATGATGGAGTTTGAGAGTGTGTTTATGTTTCATCTCCCCAGACTCTGTAATCACTGCTCTAACCCCGCGTGTGTGGCATCGTGCCCGTCAGGTGCTATATATAAGAGAGAGGACGACGGGGTTGTTCTGATAGATCAGGAGAAATGTAAATCATGGAGGTACTGCGTTTCTGCCTGCCCTTATAAGAAAGTATATTATAACTGGAATACTTCGAAATCAGAAAAATGTATATTCTGCTACCCACGTATAGAAAACGGTCAGCCAACGATATGTTCTCAGTCCTGTGCAGGTAAAATACGCAGCATAGGCGTTTTGCTTGTGGACATGGATAGATTCGCAGAGGTGATGACTGTTGCTGATGCCGATCTTATGGAGGCATACGAAAGCTGCATCCTCGACCCGAATGATAAGGATGTTATACGTCAGGCAAAAAAAGCGGGAATAAACGATGAGTGGCTCAAAGCTGCCTCAAAGTCTCCTGCATATGCTTACATTAAAGAGCTGGGGCTTGCACTGCCTCTCCATCCGGAATACAGAACTTTTCCGTCAGTGTTTTATGTGCCGCCGCTTTCACCTGTTACAGCGGGGGCTGAGGCTCATGCCGGACTCCCTGATTCAGATATGATGAAAATACCGCTGACACTTCTTGCTAAGCTATTCTCTGCTGGGAATACAGAGCCGGTGAGGGAGATACAGAACAAACTTACGGATGTCAGAAAGTATATGAGAGAAAAAAGGTTTGGTGGAGATGGTGCTGAAAAAGTTTTAAAAGATTCAGCATTTTCAGAAGAGCAGATAGAGAAGGCTTATCACCTGATCACTCAGGCTTCACTCAACGAGCGTATGGTTATACCTCTGTCTTCCCATGCTGAGAGCAAAGATCCATATAAGAGGCAGGGAGAAGTGGGGTTTGGTGTCAGGGGCAAGAAAAGCTGGAGGCAGTAA
- a CDS encoding nitrate reductase subunit alpha: protein MKTIKKPEWFQLIESNKERNWEELYRNRWQHDKIVRSTHGVNCTGSCSWNVYVKDGLVTGEIQATDYPQIGGDIPRLEPRGCARGASFSWYLYNPMRVKYPYIRGILLDLWENAKKKNSDPVAAWASIVENKNNRNAYVKSRGKGGFRRADREVVNEIIAASNIYTIKKYGPDRIIGFSPIPAMSQVSYAAGSRYLNLIGGVVMSFYDWYCDLPSASPQVWGEQTDVCESADWYNSGYTVVMGSNVSVTRTPDAHYLKESKHGGTKVVVLSPDFSTVSNTADLWVPVKKGEDGAFWMAVNHVILSEFYHKRKIPYFEEYARKFTDLPCLVVLEKDSTGFRGGKFLRASDVAESASEERAEWKTAVLDEKSGEIMFPKGSMGYRWAEKSTDKQKWRLEHICGVTGREFSPALSMLEGGERVHVSFDVFYGDKSTRKAVLREVPVKEVMINGEKRYAATVFDLLNGQLGVGRGLGGDYPESYKDTESYTPAWQEGITGVKAETVIQVAKEFAGNAEKTNGKSMIIIGAGVNHWFHSDLMYRSAIMGLLLTGSVGVNGGGLAHYVGQEKVAMISSWASIAMAADWQKPPRLQNTPSFWYMHSDQWRYEKSVFEYFDVPDKTKFQESHNADFSAKAVRLGWLPFYPSFRENPLTLAMRKDPVQSLVAKLKSGEMNFAVEEPDRTENHPRVWFIWRANALSSSAKGHEYFMKHVLGASNGLEAREVKKDLRTVSDKEPAPEGKIDLVVDINFRMDTSAMYSDIILPAATWYEKDDLNTTDMHSFVHPLQKAVPPLWESASDWDTFKGIAEKFSDLSALHFDGPVKDLVSVPLMHDTPDEVTQTSVKDWKYGETEPVPGKTMPKFVITERDYGMIYEKFVALGPNAGKQLGAHGVSWDSSEEYSELMSINGKITAAGEDCPSIKEASQAVNAILHMAPEGNGKVAERSFKALGANTGIDFSPLTKGSEKNNMSMEDIVIQPRRIHTSPCWSGIIDKGRPYAPYTINTEFGLPWRTMTGRQHFYLDHEWYQMAGEALPVYKENLAEDSLNETEEIDETAKGLKLNYHTPHGKWHIHSTYYDNLRMLTLSRGGQVIWLNNKDAEGHGIEDNDWVEVNNLNGTVVCRTVVSVRIPRGVCYIYHATERTINVPLSERTKERGGNHNSLTRVRLKPLAMVGGYGQFSYYFNYWGPIGVNRDTYVFVKKLNKVEF from the coding sequence ATGAAAACAATTAAAAAACCTGAATGGTTTCAGCTTATAGAGTCTAATAAAGAGAGAAACTGGGAAGAGCTTTACCGCAACAGATGGCAGCACGACAAGATTGTGCGCAGTACTCACGGGGTAAACTGCACAGGAAGCTGTAGCTGGAATGTTTATGTCAAAGACGGTCTTGTAACCGGAGAGATACAGGCTACTGACTATCCGCAGATAGGCGGAGATATCCCCAGACTTGAGCCGAGAGGCTGTGCCAGAGGTGCTAGCTTCTCATGGTATCTGTATAATCCTATGCGGGTGAAATATCCGTATATCAGGGGTATTCTGCTTGATCTGTGGGAGAATGCAAAAAAGAAAAACTCTGACCCTGTAGCAGCATGGGCAAGTATTGTGGAGAATAAAAACAATCGCAATGCCTATGTGAAGAGCAGAGGAAAGGGGGGCTTCCGAAGAGCAGACCGTGAGGTTGTCAATGAGATTATAGCCGCTTCAAACATTTATACGATAAAGAAATATGGTCCTGACAGGATAATAGGTTTTTCGCCCATCCCAGCCATGTCCCAGGTGAGTTATGCCGCAGGTTCAAGATACCTGAATCTGATAGGCGGTGTTGTTATGAGTTTTTACGACTGGTACTGTGATCTCCCTTCTGCCTCTCCGCAGGTGTGGGGGGAACAGACAGATGTTTGCGAATCCGCAGACTGGTATAACTCCGGGTATACTGTTGTGATGGGGTCAAATGTGAGCGTTACCAGAACTCCGGACGCTCATTACCTGAAAGAGTCTAAACATGGAGGGACAAAAGTAGTCGTTCTGTCTCCGGATTTCAGCACTGTGTCAAATACGGCAGACCTTTGGGTTCCGGTGAAAAAAGGGGAGGACGGAGCTTTCTGGATGGCTGTTAACCATGTGATTCTGTCCGAATTTTATCATAAACGGAAAATTCCGTATTTTGAAGAATATGCACGTAAATTTACTGATCTGCCTTGTCTCGTCGTGCTTGAAAAAGATTCAACGGGATTCAGGGGTGGTAAATTTCTGCGGGCTTCCGATGTGGCAGAGAGCGCCTCAGAGGAGAGAGCGGAATGGAAAACAGCAGTGCTGGACGAGAAGTCCGGTGAGATTATGTTTCCGAAAGGCTCAATGGGCTACAGATGGGCAGAGAAAAGCACTGATAAACAGAAATGGAGACTTGAACATATCTGCGGAGTTACAGGACGGGAGTTCAGCCCTGCACTCAGTATGCTTGAAGGGGGCGAGAGAGTTCATGTGAGCTTCGATGTCTTCTACGGAGATAAATCCACCAGAAAAGCAGTCCTGAGAGAGGTTCCGGTCAAAGAGGTCATGATTAACGGAGAGAAGAGATATGCGGCAACTGTTTTTGACCTTCTGAACGGACAGCTAGGTGTCGGCAGAGGGCTTGGCGGTGACTATCCTGAATCTTATAAAGACACGGAATCCTATACCCCTGCATGGCAGGAGGGTATCACAGGCGTAAAGGCGGAGACTGTAATTCAGGTTGCAAAAGAATTTGCCGGTAACGCTGAAAAGACTAACGGTAAATCTATGATAATCATAGGCGCAGGGGTTAACCACTGGTTTCACAGCGACCTCATGTATCGGTCTGCTATTATGGGGCTTCTGCTGACCGGATCGGTTGGTGTTAACGGCGGCGGGCTGGCTCATTATGTAGGGCAGGAGAAAGTTGCCATGATATCCTCATGGGCATCTATAGCTATGGCTGCCGATTGGCAGAAACCACCCAGATTACAGAATACACCTTCCTTCTGGTATATGCATTCCGACCAGTGGCGTTATGAAAAGAGTGTGTTTGAATATTTCGATGTGCCAGACAAAACTAAATTTCAGGAATCACATAACGCAGATTTCAGCGCAAAAGCCGTCAGACTGGGCTGGCTTCCGTTTTATCCGAGCTTCAGGGAAAACCCTTTGACCCTCGCCATGAGGAAAGACCCTGTGCAGAGTCTGGTTGCAAAGCTCAAAAGCGGAGAGATGAATTTTGCTGTGGAAGAGCCTGACAGGACGGAAAACCATCCGAGAGTATGGTTTATATGGCGGGCAAATGCTCTGTCGTCCAGTGCGAAAGGACATGAATACTTTATGAAGCATGTGCTTGGCGCGTCAAACGGGCTTGAAGCCAGAGAAGTAAAAAAAGACCTTCGCACTGTTTCAGATAAAGAGCCGGCACCGGAAGGGAAGATTGATCTGGTGGTGGATATAAATTTCCGCATGGACACTTCTGCCATGTATTCCGACATTATCCTGCCCGCTGCCACATGGTATGAGAAGGACGACCTGAACACCACAGACATGCATTCTTTTGTGCACCCTCTGCAAAAAGCAGTACCTCCTCTATGGGAATCAGCCAGTGACTGGGACACATTCAAGGGGATAGCGGAGAAGTTCTCCGATCTGTCGGCGTTGCATTTCGACGGTCCGGTGAAGGATCTTGTTTCGGTTCCTCTTATGCACGATACGCCTGATGAAGTAACACAAACATCTGTGAAAGATTGGAAATACGGCGAAACCGAGCCTGTTCCGGGGAAAACTATGCCGAAATTTGTGATTACTGAACGGGACTACGGCATGATATACGAAAAATTCGTTGCTTTGGGACCTAATGCAGGTAAGCAGCTGGGAGCACATGGGGTCAGTTGGGATTCCTCCGAAGAGTATTCCGAGCTGATGTCCATCAATGGCAAAATCACTGCCGCAGGAGAGGACTGTCCTTCTATCAAAGAGGCTTCGCAGGCTGTTAATGCTATTCTGCATATGGCTCCTGAAGGGAATGGTAAAGTTGCCGAAAGAAGCTTTAAAGCTCTGGGAGCTAATACCGGCATAGATTTTTCTCCACTGACGAAAGGCTCGGAGAAGAACAATATGAGTATGGAAGATATCGTAATACAGCCGAGGAGAATCCATACTTCGCCTTGCTGGAGCGGGATAATAGACAAGGGGAGACCTTATGCCCCGTATACTATAAATACTGAATTCGGGCTGCCATGGAGAACCATGACCGGAAGACAGCATTTTTATCTGGATCATGAATGGTATCAAATGGCTGGGGAGGCGCTCCCTGTTTATAAAGAGAATCTGGCGGAAGACTCTCTGAACGAAACCGAAGAGATCGATGAAACTGCAAAAGGGCTTAAGCTGAACTATCACACTCCCCACGGCAAGTGGCATATTCACAGCACATATTACGATAATCTGCGAATGCTCACCCTCTCCAGAGGCGGTCAGGTTATATGGCTGAACAATAAAGATGCAGAGGGGCACGGCATTGAAGATAACGACTGGGTAGAGGTTAATAATCTGAACGGAACCGTTGTGTGCAGAACTGTTGTCTCTGTGAGAATACCGAGAGGAGTTTGTTACATTTATCACGCAACGGAGCGCACTATAAATGTGCCTCTGTCGGAACGCACAAAGGAACGGGGGGGCAACCATAACAGCCTTACAAGAGTCCGGCTGAAACCCCTTGCTATGGTGGGCGGATACGGGCAGTTCAGTTATTACTTTAACTATTGGGGACCTATAGGTGTTAACAGAGACACGTATGTATTTGTGAAAAAGCTCAATAAGGTGGAGTTCTGA
- a CDS encoding MFS transporter yields MRINIEKWNVEDRSFWEREGKKIAIKNLLVSIPALLLAFAVWIMWSIIATKLKEFGYNFGMITHGMNQDEINAALKEINNLYYTLPAIAGLSGATLRIPNSFLIGISGGRNVIFVTTALLLIPAVGVGYALSDIRTPYITFAVLAALSGFGGGNFASSMSNISYFFPKRMQGTSLGLNAGIGNLGVGVMQKAIPWSVGIFIFSAVGSDGIEVSGTAFSGIQNAGWIWLIPLVVTIAASFFLMNNVDAGTPKMPRALPAMVKTLYLTSIGIVTSGIGAYMLLGLNVNMWIVLPVVVVMTLLLMKYATPPEIKVNLSKQFAIFKSKHNWIMTTIYTMTFGSFIGFSAAFPKLCQDIFVYTDPLDLAYRNPNSPDFLMWVFLGPVLGALVRPVGGWLADKVNSGAKVTAVSTILQIAATFAVAYFIKAAKGSPMPEVFWWPFFGMFMILFITTGIGNGSTFRSIPYIFSKDQAGPVLGWTSAIAAYGAFIIPKIFGQQIAAGTPEYAFYGFGAYYFICLVLNWWYYQRKGAEIRNP; encoded by the coding sequence ATGCGTATTAACATTGAGAAATGGAATGTTGAAGATCGTTCGTTTTGGGAGCGTGAAGGGAAAAAGATTGCTATAAAAAATCTTTTAGTATCTATACCCGCCCTTCTTCTGGCATTTGCTGTCTGGATAATGTGGAGCATAATAGCCACTAAGCTTAAAGAGTTTGGTTATAACTTCGGGATGATTACTCACGGAATGAATCAGGATGAGATCAATGCTGCTCTGAAAGAAATTAATAACCTCTATTACACACTTCCGGCGATAGCAGGTCTGTCCGGCGCTACTCTCAGGATACCAAATTCTTTTCTGATAGGCATCAGTGGCGGGCGGAATGTGATTTTCGTGACCACTGCGCTGCTTTTAATTCCTGCTGTGGGAGTAGGCTATGCACTTTCAGATATCAGAACCCCATATATAACATTTGCTGTACTTGCAGCCTTATCAGGTTTCGGTGGTGGGAATTTCGCATCGTCTATGAGTAATATCAGTTATTTCTTTCCGAAACGTATGCAGGGGACTTCTCTTGGCTTGAATGCAGGGATAGGTAATCTGGGTGTTGGGGTAATGCAGAAAGCTATCCCTTGGAGCGTAGGGATTTTTATTTTCAGCGCTGTGGGCAGTGATGGCATAGAAGTTTCAGGAACAGCTTTTTCAGGAATCCAGAATGCCGGGTGGATATGGCTTATCCCGCTTGTCGTGACTATCGCGGCTTCATTCTTTCTGATGAATAATGTGGATGCAGGAACTCCGAAAATGCCTCGGGCACTTCCTGCCATGGTCAAAACTCTTTATCTGACCAGTATAGGCATTGTTACTTCCGGCATCGGCGCATATATGCTTTTGGGGCTGAATGTCAATATGTGGATAGTGCTGCCGGTTGTGGTGGTTATGACACTGCTGCTGATGAAATATGCCACACCGCCTGAGATAAAGGTTAACCTCAGCAAACAGTTCGCAATATTTAAAAGTAAGCATAACTGGATAATGACCACAATATATACGATGACATTCGGTTCATTTATAGGATTCTCTGCGGCTTTTCCTAAGCTCTGTCAGGATATTTTTGTCTATACCGACCCGTTGGATCTGGCATACAGAAATCCGAATTCACCTGATTTTCTCATGTGGGTTTTCCTCGGGCCTGTTCTGGGAGCACTCGTAAGACCTGTTGGCGGATGGCTTGCCGACAAGGTGAACAGCGGAGCGAAAGTAACAGCCGTCAGCACAATTCTCCAGATAGCCGCAACCTTTGCCGTTGCGTATTTTATAAAGGCAGCAAAGGGGAGTCCGATGCCGGAGGTTTTCTGGTGGCCGTTTTTCGGAATGTTCATGATTCTCTTTATAACAACAGGTATAGGAAACGGTTCAACGTTCAGAAGTATCCCGTACATATTTAGCAAAGATCAGGCGGGGCCTGTACTTGGCTGGACATCTGCAATTGCGGCATATGGCGCATTTATCATCCCTAAGATATTTGGTCAGCAGATAGCTGCAGGAACACCTGAATACGCCTTTTACGGATTTGGCGCATATTATTTTATATGTCTCGTGCTCAACTGGTGGTACTACCAACGCAAGGGAGCCGAGATCAGAAACCCCTGA
- a CDS encoding TonB-dependent receptor has product MKAWSWVLIMLLTISAYAEDDITLDTVTVTAQKYEQAENKTPVSSTVFSDIDIEEKNISTLKDLSMYSANVSVKADNVGNSTVIRGMAPLTATMNGPAGIFIDGIAMPSVFMQQPNIYDISRVEILKGPQGTLYGRNTESGVINIISSKPGNNLSMGAEAEYYFFDNGDTPYGTKFKFNVSGPVVEDKLFAGISFATDKNQGYYTNEFNEDDEAGELNRKDISLKLRSTPNQKTEIYLSSYYFDADDKKGKFRYTQGANATDEYTINYNDRYSQDYNGSVNSLNISYSFANIQLSSLTGITAYSRNFSKDFDGSASSRGLTNFSIDDESYSEELRISSTDTKTKWILGLYGFKENSETLFEKTFMQDKRKANINTSGAAVFGQISPRITKKIYADIGMRIEQTHLDVDMNRNFKTAGLKYSDDEDFFEFLPKLSLNYETETGIIYLSAAKGYLAGGANYNLATSDETLIYDEEETMNYELGFKSVLGKGRLKISAALFYIDMKDKQVTQILPGEMGSMKVDNAADAHSYGAEVEFKAVITKGLEFFTSAGYTKTEADEWVDSQYNNITRQDEYYDYSGNNLPYAPEYTFTAGLQYIHTNGLFIAGEAVSTGAYYHDGANKLKEDGNTLFNLRTGYIGKNIELTVWFENLLDKRYTETQTLWGSVAVVEDAQPRTIGIKAGYRF; this is encoded by the coding sequence ATGAAAGCATGGTCTTGGGTACTCATTATGTTGTTAACAATCTCCGCCTATGCGGAAGACGATATCACGCTGGACACTGTAACAGTGACAGCTCAGAAATATGAACAGGCAGAAAACAAAACACCTGTAAGTTCAACTGTTTTCTCTGATATAGATATTGAAGAAAAAAATATTTCAACCCTCAAAGACCTATCGATGTATTCTGCAAATGTATCTGTAAAGGCAGATAATGTCGGCAACTCCACTGTGATAAGAGGCATGGCGCCTCTAACAGCGACTATGAACGGTCCGGCGGGGATATTTATTGACGGTATCGCCATGCCGTCAGTTTTCATGCAGCAGCCTAATATTTATGACATATCCAGAGTCGAAATACTCAAAGGTCCGCAGGGGACATTATATGGCAGAAACACAGAATCAGGCGTCATAAACATTATCAGCAGCAAGCCCGGTAACAACCTGTCCATGGGGGCAGAAGCTGAATATTACTTCTTCGATAACGGCGATACCCCTTACGGTACTAAATTCAAGTTTAACGTCAGTGGTCCTGTTGTCGAAGATAAACTTTTTGCAGGCATATCATTTGCAACAGACAAAAATCAGGGCTATTACACCAACGAATTTAACGAAGACGACGAAGCCGGAGAGTTGAACAGAAAGGATATATCTCTGAAACTGCGGTCAACACCAAACCAAAAAACAGAAATCTACCTTTCTTCATATTATTTTGATGCTGACGACAAAAAAGGAAAATTCAGATACACACAAGGGGCAAATGCTACCGATGAATACACCATCAACTACAACGACAGATATTCACAGGATTACAATGGCTCTGTAAACAGTCTGAACATCTCATACAGTTTTGCAAACATTCAGCTTTCCTCCCTCACGGGCATTACGGCATACTCACGGAATTTTTCAAAAGACTTTGACGGATCGGCATCTTCCAGAGGGCTGACCAATTTCAGCATCGATGATGAATCCTACAGCGAAGAACTCCGCATAAGCTCCACAGACACTAAAACAAAATGGATATTAGGACTGTACGGTTTCAAAGAAAACTCAGAAACTCTCTTTGAAAAAACTTTCATGCAGGATAAGCGCAAAGCAAACATAAACACATCCGGAGCGGCAGTTTTCGGACAGATTAGCCCACGAATCACCAAAAAAATATATGCTGACATAGGTATGCGTATCGAACAGACGCACCTTGATGTTGACATGAACCGTAACTTCAAAACAGCCGGGCTAAAATACAGCGACGATGAAGACTTCTTTGAATTCCTGCCGAAACTATCCTTAAACTATGAAACTGAAACAGGGATAATCTATCTTTCCGCCGCAAAAGGCTACCTTGCCGGCGGCGCGAATTACAATCTTGCAACTTCTGACGAAACCCTGATCTATGACGAAGAAGAGACCATGAACTATGAACTTGGTTTCAAATCTGTCCTCGGAAAGGGGAGGCTCAAAATATCCGCTGCACTTTTCTATATCGACATGAAAGATAAGCAGGTAACTCAAATCCTTCCGGGGGAAATGGGCAGCATGAAGGTGGATAATGCCGCCGATGCTCATTCATACGGAGCCGAAGTTGAATTTAAGGCTGTTATAACAAAAGGTCTGGAATTTTTTACGTCTGCCGGATACACAAAAACAGAAGCGGATGAATGGGTTGACTCTCAGTATAACAATATCACCAGGCAGGATGAGTATTATGATTATTCAGGTAATAACCTGCCGTATGCACCGGAGTATACCTTTACAGCAGGACTGCAGTACATACATACCAACGGGTTGTTCATAGCAGGAGAAGCTGTGTCCACAGGGGCATACTACCACGATGGCGCAAACAAACTGAAAGAGGACGGCAACACCCTCTTTAACCTCCGGACAGGTTATATCGGGAAAAATATTGAGCTGACCGTTTGGTTTGAAAATCTTTTAGACAAGAGATATACAGAGACACAGACTCTATGGGGTTCCGTCGCAGTGGTGGAGGATGCCCAGCCAAGAACTATAGGGATAAAGGCGGGGTACAGATTCTGA